One genomic window of Scatophagus argus isolate fScaArg1 chromosome 16, fScaArg1.pri, whole genome shotgun sequence includes the following:
- the tex2 gene encoding testis-expressed protein 2 isoform X1 has protein sequence MSSQGSSRGSGQHADSRTPRHTSGPKLQVQRSLSRDTITIHFSALGKEEDDEEEELYGVPVGSAGGLKSLEASADDDLSVATGLEAKEELLFESAGVETASGAAVLPVSSATLSVKPSDPQPHTPSPAMTIIPTSNLSHLSSSPPVSSSWPSERPSAGPPSTSFSSSSPCKSAALPSSKPFLSLVRSLSNDVESRETTPAPTTVAPSHTRHRHLMKSFVKSLSTDTSKTEHQEGPLHHYLHHPPHQQQVQPSQRPPPRNMQLFKQFSQPRLSSCPVTVTHAGGDSKTAPSSPIMSPDGRSFFKVQEVEARIEDTKRRLSEVMSDPLQLFSKIMGDESGVGATGSATHRAKSLSSSASELSGVTAVNGHAESNNNYSIKEEEGPEGEEEEETPTGKGPDSVFFSFPSLAPATAVTQASSSTFPKSPSLTLGRCSMSALVARQEDEDFCELYSEDFELCTDTETPDGDHPGSRQPHTGSTGLCSELDTEEEEKEEEELQTVPVTGLIFLSQLVYWYLVLPVPPYVCSVVHGIVAGFMLALLVLWLSSPQRSTLGTSRGRRRIEPWNVAQLDIKEPGIFKGWMNEIHSYDPEMYHATLTHSVYVRLEGSVLRLSKPNRNISRRATHNEPKPDVTFISQKIYDLTDSKIQLVPQSLARKRVWNKKYPICIELAKQEDFMSKAQGEKPEGGEDKLTGLGEKLERTDKCEKGEVSGSSEEPKRPSSGGGDLTIYLFGRTGREKEEWFRRFLLASRVKSEGRGGSLSGICKSAFLPSHSRSSSTQSGGGLEADSRSSSRGSLEELSQSRQRETSSALSCGSTGGMKQKMLLDYNVYMAKYVNTQAPPRSPAASDSPGHSPESSPKTTKKIRRSSEETVEPEAWVNAFLGRIFWDFLGEKYWANVVSKKIQMKLSKIRLPYVMNELTLTELDMGFSIPKILHASAPSVDHQGLWFDLEISYTGSFLMTLETKMNLARLGKEGEGLGEHGKEWPRPRTYCLADSDEESSSAGSSDEEDPPEILSDKAILPGGEGYVGGHRPSKIMRFVDKIAKSKYFQKATETEFIKKKMEEVSNTPLLLTVEVQDCRGTLAVNIPPPPTDRIWYGFRSPPHLELKARPKLGEREVTLVHVTDWIEKKLNQEFQKIFVMPNMDDVWLPIMHSAMDTRSNANLVTVTNDALKDPEPEESEVSDM, from the exons ATGAGCAGTCAGGGCAGCAGCAGGGGAAGTGGGCAGCATGCTGACTCTCGTACCCCTCGCCATACCTCCGGACCCAAACTGCAGGTGCAGCGCTCCCTCTCTCGTGATACCATCACCATCCACTTCTCTGCTCTGGGGAAGGAGGAAGAtgacgaggaagaggagctcTACGGGGTGCCTGTTGGGTCTGCAGGGGGGCTTAAAAGTCTAGAAGCTTCAGCGGATGATGACTTGTCTGTGGCTACTGGCTTGGAGGCAAAAGAGGAGCTCCTGTTTGaatctgctggtgtggagaccgCTTCAGGAGCTGCTGTGCTCCCCGTTTCTTCCGCTACCCTGTCTGTGAAGCCCTCAGACCCTCAACCACATACACCCTCTCCAGCCATGACTATTATCCCCACCTCCAACCTCTCCCACCTGAGTTCCAGCCCCCCTGTCAGCTCTTCCTGGCCCTCTGAACGACCCTCAGCCGGTCCCCCATCCACGAGCTTCAGTTCCTCCTCCCCTTGCAAGTCTGCAGCGCTGCCCTCTTCTAAACCTTTCCTCAGCCTGGTCAGGTCCTTGTCCAATGACGTTGAATCTCGAGAAACCACTCCTGCGCCTACCACTGTTGCACCATCACACACACGCCACCGTCACTTAATGAAATCTTTTGTTAAGTCTCTTTCCACGGACACTTCAAAGACTGAACATCAGGAAGGCCCTCTGCATCACTATCTTCATCACCCTCCACATCAGCAGCAAGTGCAGCCATCCCAGCGGCCTCCACCTCGCAACATGCAGCTCTTCAAACAGTTCTCCCAGCCTCGTTTGTCCTCCTGCCCCGTCACTGTCACTCATGCAGGTGGAGACTCCAAAACAGCCCCCTCTTCCCCCATCATGTCCCCAGATGGTAGGTCTTTCTTCAAGGTTCAAGAGGTGGAGGCTAGGATAGAAGACACTAAGCGGCGGCTTTCAGAGGTGATGTCAGACCCCCTGCAGCTTTTTAGTAAGATCATGGGGGATGAGTCTGGCGTGGGAGCCACTGGAAGTGCCACTCATCGTGCCAAATCGCTGTCCTCCAGTGCATCAGAGCTCAGTGGTGTAACAGCAGTAAATGGACATGCAGAAAGTAACAATAACTATAGTATCAAGGAAGAGGAAGGGCcagaaggggaggaagaggaagaaaccCCCACAGGCAAGGGCCCTgactctgtttttttctctttcccatcACTGGCCCCAGCCACAGCTGTCACCCAGGCCTCCTCTTCCACTTTCCCCAAgtctccttctctcactctgGGCCGCTGCTCCATGTCAGCCCTGGTCGCTCGACAGGAAGACGAGGACTTTTGTGAACTGTACAGTGAAGACTTTGAGTTGTGTACAGATACAGAGACACCTGATGGGGATCATCCCGGGTCCCGTCAGCCCCATACTGGTAGTACTGGGTTGTGTAGTGAACttgacacagaggaggaggagaaagaagaggaggagttgCAGACTGTGCCTGTGACTGGCCTAATCTTCCTAAGTCAGTTGGTGTATTGGTATTTAGTCCTTCCAGTGCCACCGTATGTGTGTTCTGTGGTGCACGGGATTGTAGCTGGGTTCATGCTGGCCTTGCTGGTACTTTGGCTGTCCTCTCCCCAACGTTCCACATTAGGGACAAGCAGAGGGAGGCGAAGAATAGAGCCCTGGAATGTGGCCCAGCTGGATATCAAAGAGCCAGGAATCTTCAAG GGCTGGATGAATGAGATCCACAGCTACGACCCGGAGATGTACCACGCCACCCTGACCCACTCTGTTTACGTTCGTCTGGAAGGCTCCGTCCTGCGTCTGTCCAAACCCAACCGCAACATCTCCCGCCGTGCCACACACAACGAGCCTAAACCTGACGTCACCTTCATCAGCCAGAAGATCTATGACCTCACCGATAGCAAG ATCCAGCTGGTGCCCCAAAGCTTGGCTAGGAAGAGAGTCTGGAACAAGAAGTACCCCATTTGTATTGAGCTGGCCAAGCAGGAGGACTTCATGTCAAAGGCCCAGGGAGAGAAGCCCGAAGGTGGGGAGGACAAATTAACAGGGCTGGGGGAGAAGCTAGAAAGAACGGACAAATGCGAAAAAGGTGAGGTATCAGGATCATCAGAGGAACCCAAAAGACCGAGTTCTGGAGGGGGGGACCTGACAATCTACCTGTTTGGGAGGACGGGTCGAGAAAAGGAAGAGTGGTTCCGGAGATTTCTTTTGGCTTCCCGAGTGAAGTCAGAGGGGAGAGGTGGCAGTCTGTCTGGCATCTGCAAGAGTG CCTTTTTGCCCTCCCATAGCCGCAGTAGCAGCACCCAGTCTGGTGGAGGCCTGGAGGCtgacagcaggagcagcagcaggggaaGCCTGGAGGAGCTGTCTCAATCTCGCCAGAGAGAGACCTCCTCTGCCCTCTCCTGTGGCTCTACTGGAGGGATGAAGCAAAAGATGTTATTGGACTATAACGTCTACATGGCCAAATATGTCAACACCCAGGCACCACCAAGAAGCCCAGCTGCCAGTGACAGCCCTGGGCACAGCCCCGAGAGCAGCCCTAAAACTACCAAAAAG ATACGCAGGAGTTCAGAGGAGACTGTGGAGCCTGAGGCCTGGGTCAATGCTTTTCTGGGAAGGATATTCTGGGACTTCTTGGGAGAAAAGTACTGGGCTAATGTCGTCTCCAAAAAGATCCAAATGAAGCTCAGTAAGATCAGG CTACCATATGTCATGAATGAGCTGACTTTGACAGAGCTAGACATGGGCTTTTCCATTCCTAAGATCCTCCATGCCTCCGCACCCTCTGTAGACCACCAAG GTCTGTGGTTTGATCTGGAGATCTCTTACACGGGTTCCTTCCTCATGACGCTAGAGACCAAGATGAACCTGGCCCGTCTGGGGAAGGAGGGCGAGGGACTCGGGGAACATGGAAAAGAGTG GCCTAGGCCGCGGACATACTGCCTGGCAGACAGCGATGAGGAGTCGTCTAGTGCTGGCTCATCAGATGAAGAGGATCCTCCAGAAATCCTCAGTGACAAAGCCATTCTTCCTGGAGGCGAAGG ATATGTGGGAGGCCACAGGCCCAGCAAGATCATGCGCTTTGTGGACAAGATAGCCAAGTCGAAGTACTTCCAGAAAGCAACGGAGACGGAGTTCATtaagaaaaagatggaggaggtgTCCAACACACCCTTGTTGCTCACTGTGGAGGTGCAAGATTGCCGCGGGACGCTGGCTGTCAACATCCCACCTCCCCCCACGGACAGGATATG GTACGGTTTCCGGAGTCCACCTCACCTAGAGCTGAAAGCGCGGCCTAAACTGGGTGAGAGGGAGGTCACTCTAGTTCATGTGACAGACTGGATTGAGAAGAAACTGAATCAGGAGTTCCAG AAAATATTTGTGATGCCAAATATGGATGATGTTTGGCTGCCCATAATGCACTCTGCCATGGACACGCGTTCAAATGCCAACTTGGTTACTGTGACAAATGATGCCTTGAAGGACCCAGAACCAGAGGAGTCTGAGGTCTCGGACatgtga
- the tex2 gene encoding testis-expressed protein 2 isoform X2 — protein MSSQGSSRGSGQHADSRTPRHTSGPKLQVQRSLSRDTITIHFSALGKEEDDEEEELYGVPVGSAGGLKSLEASADDDLSVATGLEAKEELLFESAGVETASGAAVLPVSSATLSVKPSDPQPHTPSPAMTIIPTSNLSHLSSSPPVSSSWPSERPSAGPPSTSFSSSSPCKSAALPSSKPFLSLVRSLSNDVESRETTPAPTTVAPSHTRHRHLMKSFVKSLSTDTSKTEHQEGPLHHYLHHPPHQQQVQPSQRPPPRNMQLFKQFSQPRLSSCPVTVTHAGGDSKTAPSSPIMSPDGRSFFKVQEVEARIEDTKRRLSEVMSDPLQLFSKIMGDESGVGATGSATHRAKSLSSSASELSGVTAVNGHAESNNNYSIKEEEGPEGEEEEETPTGKGPDSVFFSFPSLAPATAVTQASSSTFPKSPSLTLGRCSMSALVARQEDEDFCELYSEDFELCTDTETPDGDHPGSRQPHTGSTGLCSELDTEEEEKEEEELQTVPVTGLIFLSQLVYWYLVLPVPPYVCSVVHGIVAGFMLALLVLWLSSPQRSTLGTSRGRRRIEPWNVAQLDIKEPGIFKGWMNEIHSYDPEMYHATLTHSVYVRLEGSVLRLSKPNRNISRRATHNEPKPDVTFISQKIYDLTDSKIQLVPQSLARKRVWNKKYPICIELAKQEDFMSKAQGEKPEGGEDKLTGLGEKLERTDKCEKGEVSGSSEEPKRPSSGGGDLTIYLFGRTGREKEEWFRRFLLASRVKSEGRGGSLSGICKSAFLPSHSRSSSTQSGGGLEADSRSSSRGSLEELSQSRQRETSSALSCGSTGGMKQKMLLDYNVYMAKYVNTQAPPRSPAASDSPGHSPESSPKTTKKIRRSSEETVEPEAWVNAFLGRIFWDFLGEKYWANVVSKKIQMKLSKIRLPYVMNELTLTELDMGFSIPKILHASAPSVDHQGLWFDLEISYTGSFLMTLETKMNLARLGKEGEGLGEHGKEWPRTYCLADSDEESSSAGSSDEEDPPEILSDKAILPGGEGYVGGHRPSKIMRFVDKIAKSKYFQKATETEFIKKKMEEVSNTPLLLTVEVQDCRGTLAVNIPPPPTDRIWYGFRSPPHLELKARPKLGEREVTLVHVTDWIEKKLNQEFQKIFVMPNMDDVWLPIMHSAMDTRSNANLVTVTNDALKDPEPEESEVSDM, from the exons ATGAGCAGTCAGGGCAGCAGCAGGGGAAGTGGGCAGCATGCTGACTCTCGTACCCCTCGCCATACCTCCGGACCCAAACTGCAGGTGCAGCGCTCCCTCTCTCGTGATACCATCACCATCCACTTCTCTGCTCTGGGGAAGGAGGAAGAtgacgaggaagaggagctcTACGGGGTGCCTGTTGGGTCTGCAGGGGGGCTTAAAAGTCTAGAAGCTTCAGCGGATGATGACTTGTCTGTGGCTACTGGCTTGGAGGCAAAAGAGGAGCTCCTGTTTGaatctgctggtgtggagaccgCTTCAGGAGCTGCTGTGCTCCCCGTTTCTTCCGCTACCCTGTCTGTGAAGCCCTCAGACCCTCAACCACATACACCCTCTCCAGCCATGACTATTATCCCCACCTCCAACCTCTCCCACCTGAGTTCCAGCCCCCCTGTCAGCTCTTCCTGGCCCTCTGAACGACCCTCAGCCGGTCCCCCATCCACGAGCTTCAGTTCCTCCTCCCCTTGCAAGTCTGCAGCGCTGCCCTCTTCTAAACCTTTCCTCAGCCTGGTCAGGTCCTTGTCCAATGACGTTGAATCTCGAGAAACCACTCCTGCGCCTACCACTGTTGCACCATCACACACACGCCACCGTCACTTAATGAAATCTTTTGTTAAGTCTCTTTCCACGGACACTTCAAAGACTGAACATCAGGAAGGCCCTCTGCATCACTATCTTCATCACCCTCCACATCAGCAGCAAGTGCAGCCATCCCAGCGGCCTCCACCTCGCAACATGCAGCTCTTCAAACAGTTCTCCCAGCCTCGTTTGTCCTCCTGCCCCGTCACTGTCACTCATGCAGGTGGAGACTCCAAAACAGCCCCCTCTTCCCCCATCATGTCCCCAGATGGTAGGTCTTTCTTCAAGGTTCAAGAGGTGGAGGCTAGGATAGAAGACACTAAGCGGCGGCTTTCAGAGGTGATGTCAGACCCCCTGCAGCTTTTTAGTAAGATCATGGGGGATGAGTCTGGCGTGGGAGCCACTGGAAGTGCCACTCATCGTGCCAAATCGCTGTCCTCCAGTGCATCAGAGCTCAGTGGTGTAACAGCAGTAAATGGACATGCAGAAAGTAACAATAACTATAGTATCAAGGAAGAGGAAGGGCcagaaggggaggaagaggaagaaaccCCCACAGGCAAGGGCCCTgactctgtttttttctctttcccatcACTGGCCCCAGCCACAGCTGTCACCCAGGCCTCCTCTTCCACTTTCCCCAAgtctccttctctcactctgGGCCGCTGCTCCATGTCAGCCCTGGTCGCTCGACAGGAAGACGAGGACTTTTGTGAACTGTACAGTGAAGACTTTGAGTTGTGTACAGATACAGAGACACCTGATGGGGATCATCCCGGGTCCCGTCAGCCCCATACTGGTAGTACTGGGTTGTGTAGTGAACttgacacagaggaggaggagaaagaagaggaggagttgCAGACTGTGCCTGTGACTGGCCTAATCTTCCTAAGTCAGTTGGTGTATTGGTATTTAGTCCTTCCAGTGCCACCGTATGTGTGTTCTGTGGTGCACGGGATTGTAGCTGGGTTCATGCTGGCCTTGCTGGTACTTTGGCTGTCCTCTCCCCAACGTTCCACATTAGGGACAAGCAGAGGGAGGCGAAGAATAGAGCCCTGGAATGTGGCCCAGCTGGATATCAAAGAGCCAGGAATCTTCAAG GGCTGGATGAATGAGATCCACAGCTACGACCCGGAGATGTACCACGCCACCCTGACCCACTCTGTTTACGTTCGTCTGGAAGGCTCCGTCCTGCGTCTGTCCAAACCCAACCGCAACATCTCCCGCCGTGCCACACACAACGAGCCTAAACCTGACGTCACCTTCATCAGCCAGAAGATCTATGACCTCACCGATAGCAAG ATCCAGCTGGTGCCCCAAAGCTTGGCTAGGAAGAGAGTCTGGAACAAGAAGTACCCCATTTGTATTGAGCTGGCCAAGCAGGAGGACTTCATGTCAAAGGCCCAGGGAGAGAAGCCCGAAGGTGGGGAGGACAAATTAACAGGGCTGGGGGAGAAGCTAGAAAGAACGGACAAATGCGAAAAAGGTGAGGTATCAGGATCATCAGAGGAACCCAAAAGACCGAGTTCTGGAGGGGGGGACCTGACAATCTACCTGTTTGGGAGGACGGGTCGAGAAAAGGAAGAGTGGTTCCGGAGATTTCTTTTGGCTTCCCGAGTGAAGTCAGAGGGGAGAGGTGGCAGTCTGTCTGGCATCTGCAAGAGTG CCTTTTTGCCCTCCCATAGCCGCAGTAGCAGCACCCAGTCTGGTGGAGGCCTGGAGGCtgacagcaggagcagcagcaggggaaGCCTGGAGGAGCTGTCTCAATCTCGCCAGAGAGAGACCTCCTCTGCCCTCTCCTGTGGCTCTACTGGAGGGATGAAGCAAAAGATGTTATTGGACTATAACGTCTACATGGCCAAATATGTCAACACCCAGGCACCACCAAGAAGCCCAGCTGCCAGTGACAGCCCTGGGCACAGCCCCGAGAGCAGCCCTAAAACTACCAAAAAG ATACGCAGGAGTTCAGAGGAGACTGTGGAGCCTGAGGCCTGGGTCAATGCTTTTCTGGGAAGGATATTCTGGGACTTCTTGGGAGAAAAGTACTGGGCTAATGTCGTCTCCAAAAAGATCCAAATGAAGCTCAGTAAGATCAGG CTACCATATGTCATGAATGAGCTGACTTTGACAGAGCTAGACATGGGCTTTTCCATTCCTAAGATCCTCCATGCCTCCGCACCCTCTGTAGACCACCAAG GTCTGTGGTTTGATCTGGAGATCTCTTACACGGGTTCCTTCCTCATGACGCTAGAGACCAAGATGAACCTGGCCCGTCTGGGGAAGGAGGGCGAGGGACTCGGGGAACATGGAAAAGAGTG GCCGCGGACATACTGCCTGGCAGACAGCGATGAGGAGTCGTCTAGTGCTGGCTCATCAGATGAAGAGGATCCTCCAGAAATCCTCAGTGACAAAGCCATTCTTCCTGGAGGCGAAGG ATATGTGGGAGGCCACAGGCCCAGCAAGATCATGCGCTTTGTGGACAAGATAGCCAAGTCGAAGTACTTCCAGAAAGCAACGGAGACGGAGTTCATtaagaaaaagatggaggaggtgTCCAACACACCCTTGTTGCTCACTGTGGAGGTGCAAGATTGCCGCGGGACGCTGGCTGTCAACATCCCACCTCCCCCCACGGACAGGATATG GTACGGTTTCCGGAGTCCACCTCACCTAGAGCTGAAAGCGCGGCCTAAACTGGGTGAGAGGGAGGTCACTCTAGTTCATGTGACAGACTGGATTGAGAAGAAACTGAATCAGGAGTTCCAG AAAATATTTGTGATGCCAAATATGGATGATGTTTGGCTGCCCATAATGCACTCTGCCATGGACACGCGTTCAAATGCCAACTTGGTTACTGTGACAAATGATGCCTTGAAGGACCCAGAACCAGAGGAGTCTGAGGTCTCGGACatgtga